In Caproicibacterium amylolyticum, a genomic segment contains:
- a CDS encoding signal peptidase I translates to MKKVLKVVWNIIFYVAIAALVFSVLMFSLSNNPNKSFLGYRFYNVLSGSMTPTIYKGDMVFVKVTSAADIRIGDIVTYAASSDPTGKTVVTHRVTAVKKGNDQQPVFTTQGDANPTADKPVSAGQIVGVAVGKLRYVGGILDFVREHVLIVLIFTVAVLLLVSGMKLIFGKKRTSTVE, encoded by the coding sequence ATGAAAAAAGTTTTAAAGGTAGTTTGGAACATCATTTTTTACGTGGCAATTGCAGCGTTGGTCTTTAGCGTGCTGATGTTTTCTCTGAGCAATAATCCGAATAAATCATTTTTGGGATATCGCTTTTACAATGTTCTTTCCGGCAGTATGACACCGACGATTTACAAAGGCGATATGGTTTTTGTAAAGGTGACTTCTGCTGCGGACATTAGGATTGGAGACATTGTTACTTATGCTGCCTCCAGTGATCCAACTGGAAAAACTGTGGTAACGCATCGTGTAACTGCGGTTAAAAAAGGCAATGACCAACAACCGGTGTTTACTACGCAGGGTGATGCGAACCCAACTGCCGACAAACCCGTTTCCGCAGGCCAGATTGTTGGTGTTGCAGTCGGAAAGCTGCGGTACGTGGGCGGAATTTTGGATTTTGTTAGAGAGCACGTTTTAATTGTTTTGATATTCACTGTTGCTGTTTTGCTGCTTGTTTCCGGTATGAAGTTAATTTTTGGGAAAAAGCGCACCAGTACAGTTGAATGA
- a CDS encoding TasA family protein, translating into MNENNTNVTEQEIQAAPKKSVKKKVLGAASVVCALGLLAGTFAWFTKTQSKDNVFSTDTFNTSLVDVYDPIPVTPGADITKEVGAVNNGQTKVVVRMKLNEKLQTLVTDENGPVITKADSTTAAANQTAVLYSDTAWKSLAVDYTENTALSQNGLHVYTKDISKGNEKGTSYLAYFDVKDGKQVVEYTPAKAGTDTTSAVAASVKYEFYTKNAEQAAAVTDKANIDKLIQLGLNVKDWTYNADGYFYYNKVLNPGDKTVNLVSNVKFDSTLGNSFAGATYTLTPTMEVTQANVDAVKDIFKVQATFNQNGTVSYGAISAASEVPAASSTASAVSQAASSVA; encoded by the coding sequence ATGAACGAAAACAACACAAACGTAACCGAGCAGGAGATTCAGGCAGCTCCGAAAAAATCTGTAAAGAAGAAGGTCTTGGGGGCAGCCTCCGTAGTTTGTGCACTGGGCCTGCTGGCTGGCACATTTGCGTGGTTTACAAAAACACAGTCTAAAGACAACGTATTTTCAACTGATACATTCAATACTAGCCTTGTAGATGTTTATGACCCGATTCCGGTTACCCCCGGCGCGGATATCACTAAGGAAGTCGGTGCAGTCAACAACGGTCAGACAAAGGTTGTTGTACGCATGAAGCTAAACGAGAAGCTGCAGACACTTGTCACAGATGAAAATGGTCCAGTCATTACAAAAGCAGATTCCACGACAGCTGCAGCAAATCAGACTGCAGTCTTATACAGCGATACTGCTTGGAAGTCCCTTGCTGTAGATTACACAGAGAATACCGCACTCAGCCAGAACGGCCTGCATGTTTATACAAAGGATATTTCCAAGGGCAACGAAAAGGGCACCTCTTACCTTGCATACTTTGATGTGAAAGACGGCAAGCAGGTTGTCGAATATACACCAGCAAAAGCAGGAACCGATACAACATCTGCTGTTGCGGCTTCTGTTAAGTACGAATTCTATACAAAGAATGCAGAGCAGGCAGCGGCTGTTACCGACAAGGCTAACATCGACAAACTGATTCAGTTGGGACTGAATGTAAAGGACTGGACTTATAATGCAGACGGCTATTTCTACTACAATAAAGTCCTGAATCCCGGTGACAAAACTGTTAATCTGGTTTCTAATGTCAAGTTTGACAGCACGCTGGGCAATAGCTTTGCAGGTGCTACATATACTCTGACTCCTACCATGGAAGTTACTCAGGCAAATGTAGATGCAGTTAAGGACATTTTCAAAGTGCAGGCAACTTTCAATCAGAATGGTACTGTTTCCTATGGCGCAATTTCGGCAGCAAGTGAAGTTCCGGCTGCATCTTCCACAGCCTCTGCTGTTTCTCAAGCAGCGTCTTCTGTAGCCTAA